The DNA region ttcacaagttgaccatagtctagagcgatgacatgctcatctactcccagaacctggcagaacgaaatgttgcagctcgtccggtcttcaatgatgagcccaaaagaggccacttcacagagccggcccaaggcttaagagaactgagaggcaggacaagatggcgggctggacttggttaactttagattttacacaaatctcattgttttgtttttcacctaaaatagtaattaaaacatccaagatgtgttttgcctcatcaaaatgtggaatttgatcagcaaactactcattctaagacaactatgccttgggctaaatgacttggcttcaagtacgatgccacacgattcagaaatgaaggtacagactgcacaaacagataaacgacatgatgcatctcatttcaccacaactaaaggcagcgacaaaaaaaaagtcaagctctcacgatgatgacatttctcatgcaaccctttagcaagcctacatagtatttatgcctaaaagtcactgcatgggtaaataagaaacaagcaacacacacacacacacatatatatatatatatatatatatatccatgggccactgtaaagtaatatggttctgtcataacgttttgaatgaaaatctgcatttggataagacacctttagtatagttttgattttaaggcataataaagatcaaatgcaagtacgagtggatttacattgaaaatttcaaacgcatcaagaaaaccatgtgctaaggaaatttcaaaccatttggaacgcacagagacgagcttttgtgcaaaaatgaacttaaaggtgcctttaaaaaagtgtcaaagtacttttgaaaacaaaaaagcaaacccccaataggtggcagcaagaggccgctttatttgagtaaagcattgaacgattcattcagccaaagaagccaataggatgaacggacagttgaatcaatccctgaatcatcgactcacccgagtcttcttggcgaaggcctgaatcgttcgtgcagggaaacgtcgctgtgtattattcagagatggccaactgttgtttattttattatacttatcgcaatgattttactactactatcaataaaattaatattaataatgataatattgccggaagttgtacagcgcatgcgtcacgtgttcatcatcagcatccatgacaaccgtcctgtgggtgttgtttgaatctcgctgtgtcgattggcatctgatctctgcgtcctccgtgacaatttttccagattatcgatattattgatcgttggatacgtcgattgatcgcctgctgttcccatcactcaggtttgaccctttttattacgctgtgctttgtgtttgtgttcagtatgtcttgtgttcactacaggttccagagtcgactcacctacgactcgctccagtttgaaggcctcaacatcagcgcgggggagctgaagcggcagatcatgaggagcaagaggctgaagttctgccagctgaagatcagcaacgcccagactgatgaaggtgagttgaggaaaagacacttcaactgttctacgctaacattagatgcgttacatcagacacttctggaagctgtaaggtggtgctgatgctgacatgtagggatgttttggctgttttaaaaggctaatggctctcaaagtataccgtgctccataattatgtgctgattctgattttattttgctgtcagaatacacagatgatgctctcatccctaaaaacacgtcggtcatcatcagacggatccctgcggcgggactgaagtcctcaaacagaagatttgttgggtaagtgctgtgaaatgagcacacgcgtcctctgttagatgttatatgaagactcctggtctgtccctggtgttttagtcacacaagctcctttgttttgcagacatcaagctggacgctggcgtgaaccttcacctagagctgatccttcactcctctcactggagcagttgttgaaggtattgaacaaatgaatagcacaatagcaaaacgcaatgtaaagcacacaatatacgcacacgcactcagcttcttagggagatttgagattgtttgaagggttgagggtgaaaaagattcaaatgtgcaaatgcctgtgaaacagactgagaatctggctgaggcaaaggcgtcagaggaggacaagctgaaagcggtgatgtaccagtccagcctgtgctactactccagcaggtgagcgttcagacactgacaggtttgctttgtgagagatgtctgagctgattctcatggttctgatgttcactagtgaggccatgaggctgcttgggatcccgggacaccacattaggcactgccccactaatgtggtaactgggttttccaagctcacggttgctgtgaacttgagctcttgtcctcatcagtcagattgtttgctcagagtttgactgtcactcctcaattcacagggcagccgctccgcgccgcacaagcgcatccggaagagcacagggattccccgcagcttcctgttggaggtggacgacccagaccgaaagggagtcatgatagacggcagcggccgatacgtcattcccatcatagacgcgtgagtaaactgtacttggcatagccgcatgttctagtgtttgtccaaatctcacatgatgtctgcttgtgtgtgtttgcgctcgatctgttcagtgaggcctatgctgctgagaagagaaagaggccgtccttctcctgccagaccgagcctttgccctcctcgtcctcagcaggtgcggcatcttcggtccgggacgccggagggaaacggtcccgctccccatcttcaccagagacgcgcggcgaccagaagagaccacgtcgctgagagaccttcatccaagagacctggagccgacgtgtaaatattgtacatagtttattaataaaatataataaagattatagccgcatgaactgtgtggactggttaaccttcactccagcagtgcaacaaacacacacacatacaggcatacatggtttatgaggtcaatgtgactttttggtggtttacggggacatacctttgccaacatcctacgaacataaaacttgtgccaaaattttttatttgagctacaaaaggcaaacaacgcttaaaaacagcaattttagtttcacaacacactcaaattaactatgtgacatttcacaggcttatggggacagacaaaatcatggtttacaaggtctgtttacatgttacacacaaacctagccccttcatggtttaaaaggactgattaacacattttacatatcacactattctgctattgcagtaagggtgacaacagaacagactctggctttcctcagctagacacctgctaaacccatctcagttgctaaggttctgcctgtcacttcttaaatgacaaaatactattttgcttaaaatacacttttgatttaacaattctgtaggcttattgtgttgtatcagttaaacaatctgtttaatgtactgttgaacaataacctgaaaaagacagcattttaacattaaagtatgaagagttaattgtttaagggcctttgctcttattttataggacagtagatattttgaaaggcaacttcagataaaaaaaagaacataattggCAAAGAACCTTCAACCATGAACAACCAGAAGCACAACTGTACGAtaacatattcattattttattcttttacttgGCCAGAGCACAAATGTTCCCCTCTGTgaactctgtgtggagtttgcatgttctctgtgttggagtgggtttcctccaggtgctccggtttcccccacagtccaaagacaagcggtacaggggattgaatacactaaattgtccgtagtgtgtgtatgagtgtgtatggatgttttccagtgatgggttgcagctggaagaacaaccgcaacgtaaaacatattctggataagttggtggttcatttcactgtggaaacccctgataaataaaggggttaagccgaaaagaaaatgaatgaatgaatgattacagcttataaacaaactaatggtattttaaaatttaattaagtcgttcaacagattattctttttcaaatttaaatatttatactagaacacaacatggtagtgcactagaatactgtcaaatacaaaacattgccactcaatgacagaaataaaaaaataaactttttttattttacttttgaagtccaggaaaacagcaggggaactaaacatgtatatacattttattatgaaatgcatcaactattatcgctctgacaagaacaaaaaatagatggataaaaatagataaaaagatagataaaaagaaaaaaagataaaactagacataaaagtttgattccacaaattgaatgatacatacagaatgatatgaacacaaaacagattaaaaactaaatttcgtaatgtgacagtaatataatgtgttataatgtgactaattaatatcatacacattttcacttttttgtcacagtgacaatatttgaccattttcaaacatgtaaataaaaaacaaaaaacatgtctttttgctactcaacactgttgtaaatgtttagtctgagggactgcatttgtgggttatgtatttttgtgtgatgggtattgcccaggctcatgaagcagacgtggacctggactgtggagcagtaccagactgtggagtagtggcagacatgggttgagaagcagaggcaaactgtagagcaatgtagagactaccctagagtgatgatggactgtgaagcactggcatggaacagaagtgggtttgaaaatggttaaatattgtcactctgtgacaaggaaaaaaaatgaaaatgtgtataataataatcagtcttttgaactcattacagccttcacgtctgcttttgtccatggtcttctcatgtaggttgttctgccagtgctagagcctgaaagcaaacaagatgattaactgttagcatcactgacttttaatagatcatatcaactgttcatcaatatcgtttaaaagtctctttcttggaaaaaaggttaatccttaggtgtgcacttacaccatggttatacatcacacaactacatgatttaacagcaacatatgcgagtataactttcagtagctgctttgaatcattgtggactattgaaagtgatatgacctttccatgtaaagacttttcttaattttaaaaaaaggcaatcaataatttcataatattccctattatatttttccactggagaaagtcttccgttttttagtttagctgaataataaaaaggtaaaaacggcaaaggtcaatattatgagcacaaaaaataaaataaaaatatataaaattataaaaattaaaatttattttttgatttttttgtcagccagatatcgcagagccctatttaaaaatggccagatacaaaagagaaagtgataaatggaagacattgacgagaaatgtagcataggaaaaagcatttgtgcatttgcgctacaagcactgcgatagaaagtctgaacgtgtattgagtgctgctggaaacattgcgactccaactaggtctgcttaatccagacaatgtgtcagcatgttagcttttctgtcaaataatttaccaaaaacagTGGAGAGTTAGTAGCCTACGCTGTTTTTTCCTCCACATCTCACTTATATTGTTATCaataggctaatattttttgttcttctttttattattatcattattattattagttactatttatattatcactgatactgaaaagtgttatttaggctatttgtgaagttcttaaaaatgtaacatttaattattatacaggaggggggaaccagtgaatattgtcctcaccacttaaaaaaatgtgtaaataaaaaaaaaaataaaaaaataaaaataaaggataaaaggaaaagcatgctcttcatcatttttcataatctgatttgtacatgctgctgtgtgtgtgcacttaggcTAGACGAGCAGagtacacacatctaaagttatcttactgtgagcgttttaatggtcaaataggtgtcaaaatgctgtgttcagtgatcatttattcatttataagatgcttaaagcacagttagtttcatatttttattctattgttcatatttccctttgctcatttacagggaggaaaataactgcatatatacagttgaaatccgaattattagccctcctgaattattagcaaccattttccaccaatttctgtttaatggaaagaagattttttttcaacccatttctaaacataatagttttaataactaattttttataactgatttcattcatctttgttatgatgacagcacatactttactatatatttttcaaagtacaagcattcagattaaagtacaattcaaaggcttaattaggataattgggcaagtcattaatattgaccttaaaataggtttcaaaatatttaaacctgcttttattctagccaaaataaaacaaataagacttcctccagaagaaaaaaaatattatagaaaatactgtaaaaaaaatcctgaatttgttaaacatccttttggaaatatttattaaaaaaatataaataaaaaattcacaggagcgctaataattttgacttcagctgaaaaatcgttttgaataatcttgtttgcaattatgacaaaaataatcgtgattatgatttttcccataatagagcagcccttactgtatgtgtaatgtagcctacagtagattatgtgatgtgatcaattaaaaaatacattttcttttttcttagtaataaacatgcttttacactatactgtatgctttagaaaagatacaatagatggtgagaagtatagccccaggctgcaaaaattaaacaaatataagaatgaagttgtttagcctttatagcgccctattaaattgtgttggggtaaaaagaatgtttacatttctttgactatcatggcgatgttattacctcaaatcttaaacgtgcgcacattgcaagaaatgaaaatcgcgtcacagcacacactacaaaatattaaggttatcgagtcaatgaaacacatcacctgattgcagtataacttgctttatcaataattattattatttattataggccaggttacaaatatttgaaaatctgtcactacatgccaaacactcaaaataggttcccttttgcatagctattagtggcagttatgaattaaataaatgggcatatCGGCACGTAAGGTGAGTTGACTATTATTTAtcgtctgtttatttttctctgttcatttctttcacatgcatgcagagtgaacagtctgtgctgtttctgcttgtttaatagagcgcctcctcttatagccggcctatttcggtataaaggacaaaaaattttttttttatatactgtatgctattctatcccctatattaaacacagcaaatgtataattaaatattagaaacataaatattttaagtttctaaaagcacattttaatgtttaagcattgtttattggccgtcggcgtcgatgatgtgcacctctcaaaaaatgtaactacaagtcgcaacgaCACAGAGCGCAAGGTCGTGATTTGTTTGATGgtcgtgattggtcggcttggcagcgctgacaagtctgggggcgggaccaagagccgtgcgagtggtgcgagcccaatagagcgattgtttacaagtgtggagtcccatgaaggagctctggggtctgttcttcgtacgtggattactcagttagctggatttggatattgatgatttgacatgatccaggatcgtttcgttcttcaaagctgatctgagagttgttgtcatagcaacagttctgctagctcaaacctgatcggaagcaggttcaattcatataaacaggattagattgggtcagttcaaCCAAAGATATTAGAGAAAGTACAgaattatgatattttcttacagtagtagttatatacacttgggaaaatagctttaaaaaaattaactatatatataaagttatagttattaataaaataaataaagttatattaacaaaacttatgcaatctgcaccctcgaaatgaaagtacaaagagaaaatttattgatatgaacttcttagatcgctttagtacaatttgtgtatgataatagaaatgcagaatatgtgactttaaaaaaaaagaaataatacattaatgcagtcatgaacttgttttgacagtaaatatgccagtgattatgcttcacaaaagttgcagacgcctttaccaatatcaaaatgcttttgtaaacatccagttattccatgcagcgattaaaaaaacggctactgtaataaagaaaatattttctaaatgtagaactaaatgcattgatttgcattgaaatacatgataaatactcttgacacatgacagTGTAAAGCCTGTAGTTCACAAcatatgtggaaagttattgcgtgtcatatttaacaaatcgtcgattgctaatttgatgtaattttgctcacatggataattgaatattaatcagatgatgtcattatgctgctgtttcgtcagccaatcgttgcattgctgatcatgatttctagaatcgatagatctgtccttcacaacacacgcagcgatctcagatcagttcatccagacattctaatctgattcacgaacttgtttgaagaaccaaattagccagagatcagttatcaagatgaaaagatccgggatcggcaaaatcatcttagatcatttaagcgaggtacgaagaacggacccctggatagaaagttttgtgttgtgtttatctcatagttaaagttgttccacgtccgccggttccagcctcaaaatgagcgagtttgagtcacttgcatgttcaggaagcgtttagaaaaaacaaaacaacagcgaagaaactcaacacagaggaacattaactcctcactgccaactagcgttttgaaagtgttaatgcagaccaacagagacattgCGCAGAAGTAAATTaaacagctacgcgcgttgcatgtgccgtgggttacgccgatcataacgcagaagtataaaccaggctctataaactttaatttcataagtgcatacaatataatattaataataataagacaattagcatgtttatcagggtagacgacatgcagtgagtggataatttcatatgtgcaatatgtacatttaaatctctccattttgctgtaatggctgtgctgtgtttgactggcaatagcttttagattataacccgcgacccacttattaatatgcagccttttttgattacatggggccagttgcaccagcagtgtgtaAGTTAAAATGAAGCCTAGTTGTGAATTAAAGGGACACTAATTTACAATGTACGCACTACTAAATATTTCTGTGTTGCAGCATTTCACTCAGTTTAAACCTAACGCTGTGTTCCAACTAAAAATTTACCGCAGCCTCCCCCCATGTATAATGGTAGAAAAGAGATGACGGTGAGATTAGTTTACATCGAGGAGCTTGCGATGATCTCCCTCTATTCACAGCCTTATTTTCTTCCTAAATCTCGCATTTCTTTCGGTTTGTGAAtgaagagtttaattttgtttcaagaaatgttttgtgttaacatacatttctttatgactgggttttttctccctgctattttttctttaacgtgtagaatatttaaaaaatcaagttttatgttttgataactttgtgtaatttgtgtgcattcacagcaaattttcaaagaacagttatatgtagatgcattagttgcagaattctaaatcagtttaacgattgaaacactttttatttgatattaggtGATTTAATGCAACTATGTATGGCTTTACGGAGAGCTTATGACCTtactaactacggtttgccttaagagcatgtggtgcaaccgaagtaaaaacaactttagttataaacatgccagtagttattattattattattattattattactacttctattattattaggcaattttctgaagcaacccctgtaaccaatttagtgcttttgggttgttgttgttttcggttaaagcgcaatgccccattaacacctcagcttcattaatagccaaacattttgtttgagatgagggcaggggtatatcttgagtatatttcacaagcaaggttgacacaaaatccccggttatataccttttacctataggccaacttctggtaatgtaggcttatataggctgtttctattcacagcaacttatggactgaactacgtgttaattaaaatttctatattaggctcgtagcaattgatattgggagtcatggaatattgtttgcatttattttgcatattgtttgcaatatcctactttaataataataataataattaatattatattaaaaagttttttctatttctaaataaatagcctactgtaaattaggcctacaaccattaatgatttatatatgaaattagaaatgaaattcttaataatatttgtaaaggaaacaaatataggtcttatatgtgccgttatatatatttcaattaatatggaatataagtgcatgttttcaccaaaactatgatagattttttttttaaatgtgtgattgtgtaaaacaatatactttgcaaataaaataatgtttttttttttctctctctctaaagaaattgttaccacctcgtttagagcat from Danio rerio strain Tuebingen ecotype United States chromosome 8, GRCz12tu, whole genome shotgun sequence includes:
- the LOC141375053 gene encoding E3 ubiquitin-protein ligase RBBP6-like isoform X1; this encodes MSCVHYRFQSRLTYDSLQFEGLNISAGELKRQIMRSKRLKFCQLKISNAQTDEEYTDDALIPKNTSVIIRRIPAAGLKSSNRRFVGHQAGRWREPSPRADPSLLSLEQLLKTENLAEAKASEEDKLKAVMYQSSLCYYSSSEAMRLLGIPGHHIRHCPTNVGSRSAPHKRIRKSTGIPRSFLLEVDDPDRKGVMIDGSGRYVIPIIDAEAYAAEKRKRPSFSCQTEPLPSSSSAGAASSVRDAGGKRSRSPSSPETRGDQKRPRR
- the LOC141375053 gene encoding E3 ubiquitin-protein ligase RBBP6-like isoform X2; this encodes MSCVHYRFQSRLTYDSLQFEGLNISAGELKRQIMRSKRLKFCQLKISNAQTDEEYTDDALIPKNTSVIIRRIPAAGLKSSNRRFVGHQAGRWREPSPRADPSLLSLEQLLKTENLAEAKASEEDKLKAVMYQSSLCYYSSRAAAPRRTSASGRAQGFPAASCWRWTTQTERES
- the LOC141375053 gene encoding E3 ubiquitin-protein ligase RBBP6-like isoform X3 — its product is MYQSSLCYYSSSEAMRLLGIPGHHIRHCPTNVGSRSAPHKRIRKSTGIPRSFLLEVDDPDRKGVMIDGSGRYVIPIIDAEAYAAEKRKRPSFSCQTEPLPSSSSAGAASSVRDAGGKRSRSPSSPETRGDQKRPRR